The Macadamia integrifolia cultivar HAES 741 unplaced genomic scaffold, SCU_Mint_v3 scaffold652, whole genome shotgun sequence genome segment cgcttagggcccactatAATGacaaaatatctcaatttaatggttgagtggcaatcttgtaatttcagaaacaatcaTGCATATCCTATGTAAAATAATAGATGAGAGGGACAAGGTGGAATAGAAAGTTAGAAGAGGAGGGGTATTCTGGAACTAGTAAAGGAATGAAGGAAACAGTATAACACAAGTGTAGAAAAAGAGGGGTTTAACTGTAGATATAACAAATTAGGTcacttaagaataaaagaggaaaTCATCTTCTTACTTCTCACGATACTAACCAGCAAACGGCGGAAACAGACCCTGGTTCAACAAAGGGATCTCTCTCCAACGAAGATCAATTGAACTGAAATTCTGGGATCAAGTTCCCAACTCAACCTTTGATTCCAGTCAACAAAAAGGTCCAAAGATCCAGCACTTAATCAGCAAAATTTCTGGAAGTGAGACCTGGCGGTGGATACTGTCCTGGTTTCAGTTGCAGCAAGGTATCTCCCCCTTGAAGTGGATTTCGGCCAAGAGACTTAAGGACTTGAGTTGCCTATGGACAAGCTCCCTTCGACCACTGATCTACCCTGAGGGAGATCGATCAACCTCTCTAGGGATGTAACtaccgcccagaacagggtagtttccagggaaagaaaaattacagtAGGAATagtaaggaaaaagaagaaataaaaacgaaagaagagaagaagatcaaaGGAGGAAGGGATATGCAAGTCCCTTGGCAGCCATGGTTCAAGCCCAAACTATTCTTCAGTTTCATTCTCTTTAAAGACTGAAAATAAACCTAATATCCtatttgaaactgaaacaaatAGTGCATCTAATCTATAATAGAAAtaaatctcactcaaataagGATACTACCAAACTAAATTCTTACTCTAAAATGGAAAGCAAAGAAGGAATCAATTCAAAAGATATTTTAaacccatcgcccaactgcatcacatTTGCAGGATGTATATATATTGTTATAAGTAGAAGTTGGAAACAAAGTCAGTATAAACTCACTTTTTAGTTCGCATTCATGTAGCTTTGCACTTCTCCTTTTTTAGGTTTTGAATTGACTCTGGATTTTGTGAAGGATCAGCATGCTCTTGAGATATGATGGTAATTAATCATGAAGGAATTAACATGTTATTGACTTCTTATTCCAGGTGCCACAAATGGGGCCATGGATGCAGGGAATTTGTTGAAGCCTATGCTCGGTCGTGGAGAGTTACGATGCATTGGTGCAACAACGCTCGATGAATATCGTAAATATATTGAGAAAGATCCAGCCTTGGAGCGTAGGTTCCAGCAGGTTTATGTTGATCAACCTACAGTGGAAGATACAATCTCTATACTACGTGGACTGCGAGAAAGATATGAACTACACCATGGAGTCAGAATTTCTGACAGTGCACTTGTTGAGGCTGCAATTCTTTCTGATCGTTACATTAGCGGACGCTTTTTACCTGACAAAGGTAATCAAAAAATTCACAGCTCATTTGACATTCTTCTCAAAATTTATCCAAAGGATCATGATTGTTGATCTGCCTTGTGTATACAAGGTTATAGTCTTTATTATCTTTCATGAAAATTGTGTAATTCCATACTTCTCCTTGGAGATGAACCACATCATATTCCCTTTATGAGTGAAATGTCAGTGCTCACAATGCAAGTACTAGAGTCAGTGAGTGACTGAACAATTCAAACTGTCAGATTGTTAGATTTTTTTCCAATGTAGGTATTATCCATATTGGATTGTCTACTAAAATACAATCGCTGTGAATGATTGTATTCACCCTATTGTTAGAATATATCAAATGGTTGGTCCTCTCACCCATGATGTTATCTATTGGTTCTATCCTTACGGTTATGGTAATGAAGATTGAGGTAATTATCTAtttgcttttttttgttttctgaatGGAAAATATTTAATAGTAAAAATAACAGTGAAAGGCAGAATTATTGAAGTATGTTACTCCATGGAAAATACAGGAGTTTTGTAGAAGGGGCAAAGCTAATAGAATATCACTACAATAAAACATTACTCAACTATATATATTGTTTTCTCGATCATTAGCATAATCCCTTTGCCTGCGTTTGTTTTGCTGCATTTGTTTTGGtgtaaaatattttgatttgttgAACTCAACACGAAATTGTTGAAGgattgaaaaatagaaacatcCGAATTTTGAGATGGATGTTGTTTTCCAAAATAGTGATTATCTTGATCTTTGGTACTCTTGGCACCATGGAGGACTTCACCCTCATCCCATGGCTGGATTCTTTCCCTCAATCATATTCAAATGCCCCTAGgcatacaacaacaactcagcctcaTTCAATTGCTCTTAGGCAtgtccaacccaaaaaaaaaaaaaaaaaaaaaaaaaaaaaaaaggaaaagaaaagttcAAATTGGAACAGAGCCTTTGGGTGGGGGCAAGGTTGTGGTGGTTATGTTTTTATGTCCTGTTACATGAATGTGATTTTCCAAGTTCCATTGTTTTTGATGTCATAGCCACAGTGACCAATTATGAACTGTATGTGTTAGCATTCAATATTTTAATTGTTGCCTTGTGGCATAATattaattcatttatttcaCTTTCAGCCATTGATCTAGTTGATGAGGCAGCTGCAAAACTGAAAATGGAAATCACATCCAAACCAACTGCCCTTGATGAGATAAATCGTTCTGTATTGAAGCTGGAGATGGAGCGGCTTTCCCTCATGAATGACACTGACAGAGCTTCAAAGGATCGATTGAATCGCCTTGAAGCAGAACTCTCTCTCCTAAAGAAAAAGCAAGCAGAGCTGACAGAGCAGTGGGAACATGAGAAATCAGTCATGACACACATTCAATCAATTAAAGAAGAGGTATTTAAATAGTGCTTGTTTACCTTTCTTAATGAGAGTGGAACAAATTTGTCTTGTGCTCGAGAGAAACTATCAAGTAGCAGCTGTTTCAATCAAGTATGCCTGAGTCGACATGAACTGATAAAAGAACCTAGAAGAAATAGCCATGAATTTGGAAAATTTAGAAATTTAGCTGATTCAGCATGGAATTCAATCTACATGGGAATACTAACTTCTTTTAAGTGCCATCCCAATGTCGACATACTCTGTGCCATTACCTTGTCAGCCTGCTTTGTGTTACAGAAGTACAAACACGAACTTCAAAATTTAGCACTTGCTTGCTGGCTGAACAAGGCTCACCCAATTGCCAAATTTTAACATCAGCTCCCCCCTCCCTTCTTTCTGAaacataatttatttttccatgtTGCTTGATTATTTTGGATGCAATGGCAACCTTAACTGGCTTTCTTAATGCAGATTGACAGGGTAAATCTTGAGATTCAGCAGGCTGAGCGGGAGTATGATCTTAATCGTGCAGCTGAGCTGAAGTATGGGAGCCTCAACAGTTTGCAACGCCAACTTGGAGATGCAGAGAAAGAGTTGGATGAATATATGAGTTCGGGGAAGTCAATGCTAAGGGAAGAAGTAACAGAGAATGACATTGCGGAAATAGTCAGCAAATGGACTGGTATTCCTGTCTCAAAACTTCAACAATCTGAGAGAGAGAAGCTTCTACATTTGGAAGAAGAGCTGCATAAACGTGTTGTTGGTCAAGACCCAGCTGTGACGGCAGTAGCAGAGGCTATCCAGCGGTCTCGAGCTGGCCTCTCAGATCCTCACCGGCCCATTGCGAGTTTCATGTTCATGGGTCCCACTGGTGTTGGCAAGACCGAACTAGCCAAGGCCCTTGCTTCATACATGTTCAATACTGAAGAAGCCCTAGTACGGATTGATATGAGTGAGTACATGGAGAAGCATGCTGTCTCAAGGTTAATCGGGGCACCACCTGGTTATGTTGGTTATGAGGAAGGTGGACAGCTTACAGAGACAGTTCGTAGGAGGCCATATGCCGTTATCTTGTTTGACGAAATTGAAAAGGCTCATTCTGATGTGTTCAACGTGTTCCTTCAGATTCTTGATGATGGGAGGGTGACTGACTCACAGGGCCGCACTGTGAGTTTCACAAATACTGTAATAATTATGACTTCAAATGTGGGGTCGCAGTACATTCTCAACACGGATGATGAGACCTTATCAAAAGATGCAAATTACGAAACCATAAAGCAGAGGGTGATGGAAGCTGCTAGAACGGTCTTTCGTCCCGAGTTCATGAACAGGGTTGATGAGTACATTGTTTTCCGGCCTCTGGATCGTGAGCAGATAAACAGTATCGTGAGACTACAGGTTAGCTGCACTATCCACTTGTTTTCTTTGTATATTGAAAACTGGTTACATCCTTTGGAGATTTTATGCCTCCCACAGCTGCATAAATATTAATTGGTATTACTTTACCCTTATGGACCTTTTTGGTGTCTTGAGTGGTTTCTAACCTTTATTTGTTTAATCTAATTGAATGACCTTTTTAAATCTGAGGCaagcttttatcttttcttttctcatgtaTTTTAGTTTGTCGTAGTATTTTCCTCAGCTGTGGCATTGCTACTTATTAGTTTGTTACTTGTGTTGGCATGACAACTCCATTTTCACACTGTAGTAGAACCGATCTCATCTTATAGTTTTGTGATATTTGAACACATGCCATATCTGTATTTCTCTCATGCGGCTTCCATGTGCATATAAAGGTTGGGTTTTGAAAAGTCCACTTTATCTTTTCTGCAGATATGATATAATCTTACCTCATTCTTGCTTGTCTATTGCAGTTGGAACGTGTACAGAAAAGAATTGGGGACCGGAAAATGAAAATTCAGGTGACAGATGCGGCAGTTCAGCTCTTAGGGAGTCTTGGATATGACCCCAACTATGGTGCAAGGCCAGTCAAGAGGGTGATCCAACAAAACGTTGAAAATGAGCTTGCAAAGGGTATCTTGAGAGGAGAGTTCAAAGATGAAGATACAATCTTAGTAGACACAGAGGTGACAGCTTTTGCAAACGGCCAGCTCCCCCAGCAGAAACTCTTCTTTAAGAAAGTAGATTCTCGTTCAGACAATTCAGTGGTGGAAGATCAGAAAGCCTTCACACAGATGCTCTGATCATTTGTCGTTCTCACTTCGGATCTCATTTAAAGCTTATTCTTTATGACGCTGGTTTGTAGAAACTAGTTTCCCCCAATAATTTCGTAGCATAAAGAAGGCGCCGCTTGCCCCAGCTATAATTACCTTGGGCTGTTTTAGCCAGGTATTGGGTTCCAATTCTgtcctttccctttcttcttctacacCCAACCACAGACTACTGGAAAAGGTATACCATAGTTTCTTTCTACCTGGCAGAAGATTATCCCTGTTCTCAAGTTGGACATTGCGAAGCTAAGTTTCTTGTTGGTATTACTAGGTTGATTGTTTTGCTCATGTATCTTCCGAAAGGGGATTAGATTTCTGAGAGTTGTTTTACGGATCGGAAAGAGTACTAGGGGAGAGGAAAGGCAAAGGTTCTACAAATCTAGGCATCAACCCATCTATGTTGTCATCATCTTAAAGGTGATAGAATAAGAAGACAAGTATGGGTGGGTGGGTGCGACAGCCTGTGTCCCTTTGTCAACTGTGCTAGAGAGAGATAGAACCCATCTTGAGCAATGACTGTCCAAAAATGGATAAGGGGAATAAAGTGATGCCTATTGTGAGTTGAACAAGGAATCCTCTTCCGCCCTCCGTGATTATGTTGGATTGCCTACCCTCAAAAGACAAAACTTACCTCTAAAGGGTGTGAGAAATGCAAATCTTTAGTTTTACAGGTTGATTTGGATTGGGCTGGATTCACGCCCTATTGAACACAATCGACAAGACGTCATGGTTGTCTACCGAGATTTTGAGTGGTCTATGATAGGGCTGAATCAGCTGAGTTGACTTCGAATTAGTTGGAACTAAAGAAACCCTTTGCCAAGACCATCCTGTGGTCCTTTGATGAACTCTTTTCCATGCTGCAACTATATATTCATAATTGCAATGTGGTAGCTCAATTGTCACTCAAAAGCATTATTAATATGCCGTCGTGTACCAGTCACCAAGTTCCTAGAGTGCACATCGTAGTTTGTGGGGTGTGGAAACCCATTTCTACTAggcggttttgggtttaagtcTCCTAGTTCACGACAAACTAGGGTGAGACAGTATGTAATTCATATGCCGTAGAGTTTTCTATGAGATATTTATTAAGTGAGGAGAAACTTTGTCCATCTAGCATTCCCCCATGACCATATGTAGCTCCTTCAAGGGACAATGGAATCTTTTCACGGATCAAGCTCATCTTCATAGAGCACATCACCCATGGAGTGTTCATAGGGGCTTGACTATGCAACACATGTATCATACAGATCCGACGGTCAATATTTTGTTCACATATCTTAACCCATGAACTGCCAATGTCGATCTTTCTTGTACAATTTAACCCATTTACATCCATATTTCTTTTCTCGCCCATTCTCCCAAAATGTAGTATTCTAACAAAGGAGAACAACCTTAGGCTCATTGGAATCGTTGGATGTTGTTCTTAGAAAGTTCTGTACACAGGTACAATAGGGTGAATTCATATAAGATACTTTCTTTAAGGTGTTAAAGAGCCCCTAATTTGTGCATAAAGGATCGACCTGCTCTTTTACCTTCAAGATAAAATCACTCTCTAATCACAAGGTAGCATTCCTAATGTGATTAGTTAAAAGGAGTATGTAAACTAAGTAACACttaaaaagagggaagagagacgATGAAACAGTATAGAATACAATACAGTATGAGTGTAGAAGATAGACATTCTCTCtggatttttttgtaaaaaactaGCATGTAGGCATGGGTATTTATAGGCCTAGATGTACCTGTACGTCTACAGGTACCTGTATGTACAGATATGTGTTCCTTCATACATAGGGTTTGTCTTTTTTTATATAGGTGTCAGTGTATGTACATGTATACGTATGGGTGTATCTCTATACGTATGAGTGTGTCTCTATACATGTATGCATATACATATACGTAAGTGTGTCCCTATACATATACTTAGTGTATACATTCTCATTAATGTAAATtaatttttgttccaaaatttcaaattgaaattttgaattttggagcCAAAAAATATTTGACTAAAAAGTAAGGGAAAGGGAGGACCCAATCCCACACCTGACCCCAACCCTGACCCCGGTCACGGTCCGATCTGGCTCCGCATGcgtgattcaaaagcaccccaggaaTCCCCATATATACATGATAAGGGATTGCACCCTTAAGATACATTCCTATATATATACCCATAGAAACTTTAGCTCACATGCTTTACTAATGCCAAAGGGTAAACTTTAGCTCACACGCTTTACTAGTACCAAAGAGTTTTGAACAAAATGAAGAGACTTcttgttttgaaacttaaactccaacaatcccccacaagtttcaaaataaTGGAAGAGACTAGGTAAATAATTACGTAGTATATTAAACATAATAGAATACATCGTTGTATGTGTCTTGCGAGCTTGAACCTACATTAGGTCTAATGATCTTCGCTACAGAGTATAGGTTAAGTCAGACTTATTGAACCTTTTTTTATCTATGTAGTCAACAAGCTCATTATCCATATCCCATTAGTCGACTTAATGTGACATCCCTTAAAAATTCAGACATTTTTACAGGCCTTGTACCCTATCTTGGTCTCATGGATGTTTAAAGAATTTGCCTTAAGATTCTTATCGATAGGCGGCCTCTCACGTCCTACATACACTTAGGTCAGCCCACAGTGTGCATCATAATTAACACACCCCTACAGTGCATGAGTTTTGGCTTGATTAAGAGTTTATTACTCAACCTCCTTCTTGTGATGGTACTACATTGTTTTATTACCCCCACAGTTCTAGAATGAGCTAAATTAGTAATACTTGATAGATCATCTGGTGACTTCGTTTTTACCCATTGAACCTACTTCAGGATTTAGAcctcttcacataggttggGTATCCATCACTTGATCTATGAAATAGGCTTTAAGCTCATTCCCTTTGATAATTCATTAATTATCGTTGTAGATAAAGGCTTTGTAAATATATCAGCAAGATTGCTTTCTGATTTCACAAAGTCAATAGCTATTGTTCCTTCACTTATGTATTGCCTTACGAGATTGTGTCGTAAGCGTATATGTCTTCGCTTGCTATTGTATACTTTGCTTTTGGCTTTAGCAATTGCagcttgattatcacaatgaATAAATATAGAAGGAACTGATTTTTTCCATAATGGCATACCTGCCATCAAGTTCCTTAGCCATTCAGCTTCAGTTCCTGATTTTTCTAAAGTAATAAATTGTGCTTCCATGGTGGATCCTGTCTAATAGGATTGTTTTACTGATTTCCAAGAAATCGCTCCACCTCCTAAAGTGAATACATATCCACTAATTgctaataatttatttatatttgatatCCAATTAGCATCACAATAGCCTTCTAAGGTAGCTAAATTCTACTTCCATGTAGACCATAACTCATTGTACCCTTTAAATATCTTAATAGACATTCAATTGTTTTCCAATGGTCTCTACTTGGGTTATAAGTATGTTGACTTAACTTTCCAACTGCTAAGGCTATGTCAGGTCTAGTACAATTCATAAGATATGAAACTGAACCAATGATTTGAGAATATCTCTTTTGTAAAACTGATTCACCCTGATTCTTTTGTAAATGACACCCAATTTCCAAGGACGTTTTAATTGGTGTTCTTTCAAAGTAACCATATTTTTTAAGTAGACTATCTACATAGTTGGCCTGAGATAATATTAtctcattattcttttttatacgAAGAATTATATCTACTTCACCCATATCTTTAGTATCAAAGTTAGACATCAAGAGTTTTTTAGTCTGTTTTTATAATATCTAAAATTGTACCAAAAATTaacatatcatccacatatagaATTATAAACACACCTTTGTCTAGGTGAAATTTACTATATAAGCACGTATCGGCTTCATTTACATGAAACCCATTTGTGATAAGTACATAATCAAGCTTTTCATGCCATTGTTTTGGGACTTGTTTCAGTCCATATGGAGATTTCACTAGTTTACATACCTTTTGTTGTTGTCCTGATACAATACATCCTTTTGGTTgtttaatataaattttttcctctaaatctccatttaggaaaatagtttttacatccatttgatatataaTTAAATTATATATGGAAGCCATAGCTAACATAGTTCTTATAGTTGTTATTCTAGCCATAGGagcaaaagtatcaaaataattataatctttcttttgtttaaatCCTTTGACTACAAGTCTAGCTTTATATTTGTCAATGGTTCTATCAGGTTTTAATTTTCTTACCAAATATCCACTTAGTATCTAACCCTTTAGAACCCTGTGGTAAATCTACCAATTCCCAGGTATGATTTGCAATAATTGAATCTAGTTCACTTTTGATTgcttctttccaaaaaatagcATCTAGGGATGTAATTGCTTCTTTATATGATAAAGGATCTTTATCAATACTATACACAAGCCAATCATCTCCTagatattttgtttattttgtctTTTACTTCTTCCTAATTGATTTTCATCAAGGTTTTGAGGTAAAGTATTATCTATATTTGATATTCCATTATTCAAACCAGAATTATTATAACCAATGTGATTATCATTCAAATTagattttaaggaaaaaatattctcaaaaaatTCTGCATCTCTTGATTCTATTATATCATATTCTTCTAACCTGTATGTAGAACTATGGACAACATAGCCAATAAAAACACAATTAATAGTTTTAGGCCCTAATTTCCTCTTTTTAGGTACTGGTATTGCAACTTTTTTCAAACAGCCCCATATCCTTAAATATTTGAGATTTGGTTTTCTCTTAAACCATAACTCATATGGTAAAAAACCTGTATTTTTATGAGGTACTCTATTTGAAATATAACAAGCAGTTTGAATTGCTTCTCCCCACATATCATCAGGTAATCCTGAATTTATTAGCAAACAGTTCATCATTTCTTTTAGagttatgtttttccttttagttcttaatttttttatttttctccctaACTGATTTTCCACCTcagttttttaaattataaaagcATTTTCTGCTTCATCTTTAGTTTGAAATAAGTAAATCATAGTAAATCtagaataatcatcaatgaaagttaaTACATATTTCTTACCACCTCTAGATTCAGAAGATTTTAAATCACATAAGTCACTAAGTATTAATTCAAGAAGTTCACTATGTCTTTCAATTGATTTGTGAGGGTTTTTAGTGAACTTTGCTTCAACACAAATAGGACATTTATGTAAAGGTTTTTGAAACTTAGAATTAATTAAATCCATTTTACACATTTTTgaaatgtaagaaaaattacaatgtCCTAATCTATGATGCCAAGTATTATGAGAGTCAACAAAATAAACCGAAGAACTACTAGGATTTTCAATCATAATATCAGAAATACTGAGTACAAAGAGGCCTTCATTGAGGTAATCTTTTCCAATAAAAGCATCATTCTTAAGAATAACAACTTTTGTCAAAATCAAATGATATCTTCACTCCTGCCTTGATAAGAAGAGGACTAGAAGCTAAGTTGTATCGAATTTCTGGAACATGGAGCACATTGTTAAAGATGAGTTTCTCCCCTGAAGTGAGCTTTAAAATGATATCACCTTTACCGATGACGCTTGAAGTTTTTGAATTGCCCATATAGATTTTATCACCAGTATTGATGGTAGTATACTTATTAAAGGAATTCTAGTCTACACAAATATGTCTGGTAGCATCAGTATCAATGAACCAGTCCATTGGTTTTTCTACCATATTTGCTTCAGTCACCATTgctgaaaaaatattttctttaatcaGATTTTCCTTCACCTTTTAAGATTTCAAAAACTTCTTGTTGGGACAATCCTTCTTGAAATATCTCGAAGCAAAACAGATAACCTTTggtttcttgaagttcttgtcCTTCCCCACTTGAAGTGTCCTTTTGAATGAACTTTGTTTCTTAGTCTCAACAAGGTTAGCCTTGAGTCTTGTATATCCAATGGATTTTTCTCCTTTATCTTTAGCTTTGTTCCTCTCCTAAATTTTAATTCTGATAACCACGTGTTCAAATGTCCATTCCTTCCTCTTgtgttttatatttaatttaaaagTATCCCAAAAGGCTAGTTTCTCAAGTAGTGATCCAGTCACAAATGCATCAGGAAATATAATATTCTCCTTTGACAAATCTCCAACTAACATTTGGAATTTATCTTGGGAAGAAATATTTTCACCATCTTGCATTTGAAAATTAAGGGAATTAGCTACCACATACTTTCTTTGTCCCGCATCATCAAGTGTGTATTTGATAGACAATGCCTTCTATATCATAGATGCATAATCCAAGGAATAATACACGTTGTAAAGATTATTGGAGAGTGCATTCAGAATACGATTCTTGCATTGAAAATCTGCTTGTACCCAAACAATCCTCTTTACATCCAAAACTGGATCCTCACTTGGACCTGGTTTTGGTTCAAACAATGCAAAAGCCACTCCCAATTGGGTGAGAGCAAAGAACATCATTTGCTTCCACCGTTTAAATTTTTCTCCATTAAATTGAGCAATATTATCAAATTCAGAATTGATTCTCAGTTATTCCATTCCAGGTTGAATGGTATTTGAAACATTAGTTGCCTCATGAGTAGTTTGAGATGTAGTAAATCCAGTAGTTGGTAGTGATCCATCATTATCAGTAACTTCaatgggtatttctttgccagcCATATCTAACACAAAGAAATTTTAACACCTTAAGATTGTTGTTCTTAGAATATTAGAGAGGTAGTGTTagattttttctgaaatgaatgTAAATGTTATATTAACCTTTGAGATGTAGTCCTTGTTTTGAGTGTAGCAGTAGAAGCAACAAAAAGTTCCGTATATAGGTACAATAGGGCGAAGTTGTATAAGATACTTTCCTTATGGTGTTAAAAAGCCCCTAATTTGTGCATAAAGGGTCGACCTGCTCTTTTACCTCTAAGATAAAATCACCCTCTAAGCACAAGGTAGCACTCCTAATGTGATTAATTAAAGGGAGTCCGTAAGCTATACTAAGTAACACttaaaga includes the following:
- the LOC122069571 gene encoding chaperone protein ClpB3, chloroplastic-like, with translation MATTTSGVSFRFPPSNNCSRSTLFTQCQFSLSLSVNPRTLNTLKPLRVLKRDGAFITRKLEKSSVRKPRLLRIRCESSRDGKITQQEFTDMAWQAIVSSPEVARENKHQIVETEHLMKALLEQKNGLARRIFSKTGVDNTLLLEATDKFIQRQPKVLGESSGSMLGRELEALIQRARDYKKEYGDSFVSVEHLILAYTQDQRFGKQLFKDFQISKQTLISAIQSIRGRQTVMDQDPEGKYEALEKYGKDLTAMAKAGKLDPVIGRDDEIRRCIQILSRRTKNNPVLIGEPGVGKTAISEGLAQRIVQGDVPQALMNRKLISLDMGALIAGAKFRGEFEDRLKAVLKEVTESDGQTILFIDEIHTVVGAGATNGAMDAGNLLKPMLGRGELRCIGATTLDEYRKYIEKDPALERRFQQVYVDQPTVEDTISILRGLRERYELHHGVRISDSALVEAAILSDRYISGRFLPDKAIDLVDEAAAKLKMEITSKPTALDEINRSVLKLEMERLSLMNDTDRASKDRLNRLEAELSLLKKKQAELTEQWEHEKSVMTHIQSIKEEIDRVNLEIQQAEREYDLNRAAELKYGSLNSLQRQLGDAEKELDEYMSSGKSMLREEVTENDIAEIVSKWTGIPVSKLQQSEREKLLHLEEELHKRVVGQDPAVTAVAEAIQRSRAGLSDPHRPIASFMFMGPTGVGKTELAKALASYMFNTEEALVRIDMSEYMEKHAVSRLIGAPPGYVGYEEGGQLTETVRRRPYAVILFDEIEKAHSDVFNVFLQILDDGRVTDSQGRTVSFTNTVIIMTSNVGSQYILNTDDETLSKDANYETIKQRVMEAARTVFRPEFMNRVDEYIVFRPLDREQINSIVRLQLERVQKRIGDRKMKIQVTDAAVQLLGSLGYDPNYGARPVKRVIQQNVENELAKGILRGEFKDEDTILVDTEVTAFANGQLPQQKLFFKKVDSRSDNSVVEDQKAFTQML